The sequence AAGTCAGTGAATTCCACAATGTCAATTTGTTGATATTGGGATTTTTTTGAGTAAAGTGTCTGCTCAACTTTCCATTTTACGTTGATGTTATCTGTTTCTCTTTCTGAAAACCATAATTGCAATGTCTTATGCCTCCTCTCAACTATTTACATTATTATATACTAACATAGGTTTTATTAAAGTGGCAATGCTATTTGTCAATTTACTGCTATTTTATCTTTAATCTGGGAGAAAGTGGCCGAGCCTATCCCTGACACCTTTTGAATATCATCTATACTTTTAAAAGGCCCATTTTGTTCCCTAAATTGGATTATTGCCGTAGCTTTTGCTGGTCCAATGCCTGTTAGACTTTCTAGTTGTTGTTGAGTGGCTATATTTATGTTTATCATCCCCTGATTTGATTCTTGTAATCCACTTTGTTCTTCTGTTGTTTCGTCATGAATGCTAGGGACAATAATTTTTTGCCCATCTTGTACAACCTGGGCAAGATTAAGCTTATCTATATCTCCTTCTTCGCTACTGCCACCTGCTAATTCTATGGCGTGTAGTACCCTAGCTCCTTGGGGCAGCTTATAAACTCCAGAATTTTTCACATTGCCGCTTACATGTACATATATGTAATGTTCTATTTGATTTTCTACATCTTTATTATCCCCAGCTGCTTCTTCGTCTGTTATTAAAGAGAGATTATCGCTGGTTCTACTTTGTAAGAATCCATATCCCCCCACTAGTATAACTAATAAAAAGATTATTATGGCTATAAAAACCTTATCTTTATCCATAGTAAAGTTCATGTTACGCACCTCCTTTTTGTCAGAATTCGTCAGATATTGTTAAAATCCTGCATGGGCTATGCTATTTTTTTTTGAAGTTAATACCACTAACTACACTAAAATTATAAAACATTTTGACACCATCTACACCAATCAAAACCAGACCAATTTGCACCAAGAGTTATGTAAGGTTGGTCTTAAGTAACCAGCACTT comes from Alkalicella caledoniensis and encodes:
- a CDS encoding helix-hairpin-helix domain-containing protein, with protein sequence MNFTMDKDKVFIAIIIFLLVILVGGYGFLQSRTSDNLSLITDEEAAGDNKDVENQIEHYIYVHVSGNVKNSGVYKLPQGARVLHAIELAGGSSEEGDIDKLNLAQVVQDGQKIIVPSIHDETTEEQSGLQESNQGMININIATQQQLESLTGIGPAKATAIIQFREQNGPFKSIDDIQKVSGIGSATFSQIKDKIAVN